The genomic DNA GGCGTGCTCTTCACCGTCGAGCAGCCGTCGCTCTTCTGGCCTGCGTACCAGATCGTGCGCGAGGAACGCCTCCTCGGCCGCGTAACGCGCGTCGGCTGGCGCCGCTTCGCGTACGAGGACTCCGAGGCGAAGCTCAAGGGCCGCTTCGAGCGCGGACGACTCGCGTTCGCCGACGCCGCCGGCCGCGCGTGGCTCGAGGCGCGCGCCGCCGGGGTCGATGGCCTCTGGCCGCTCGACGGACTCCACCTCGCGCGGCCGGACCCGCCCGACCGCCCGCACGCTCGCCTCCTCGCGAAGCCCGACCCCGACGCCGCGGCCGTCGCCGTTTTCGGCGCGATGCGCGGGACGGGCCTCGCGGGCGCGCAGGACGTCTGGGTCGCCGAGGCCCTGGCCGAGGACGAGCGCCGCGCGACGCGCCTCCTTGCGCTCGCGACGGCGGTCCTGCGATACCGTCCCGCGCGCTTCTGAGGGGTCACCTTCATCAGGGGGGCGGGCGTCCCGTGGGACGTGACGCGCGCGCCCCGCCTCGTCGTCTTCGACGGGTACGTGGACGAGCCCGCCAACTTCGGCGTGCCGCCGTACCTCAGCCCGCACGCCCGCTACGTCGCGGGCGCCGCGCGCGCCGCGCACCCCGAGGCCGAGGTGCGCTACCTCACGATCGACGAGTACCGGCGCGGGTCGCCGAAGACCGACCTCCTCCGGACCGCCGATTGGCTCGTGATGGTCGCGGGCGCGCTCGTGCCCGGCAAGTACCTGCGCGGCACGCCCGTCTCCTGGAACGAGGCGCAGCGGATCGTCGCCTCAACGCCCGCGACGAGCGTGCTCGCGGGATCGAGCGCGCTCTACGGCTTCGGCCGCGGCGGCGGCCTCCCGCCCGCGGGCCGCGGCGAGCTCGACCGCGTGTTCAACTACCGCGCGATGCTCCACGCGGACGCGCTCGTGCACGACCTCCTCACGGGCGCGGTCACGTCGCGCGGCCCCGGCATCAACCGCAAGCGCACGCTCGCGGAATGGGCCGACTGGTCCGTGCGGGGCGCGTTCGTCATCCGCGACCACCCCGACTGGCCGCACCCGCTCACCCTCGAGGTGGACACGTACCACGGCTGCGTGCGGTACGTGAACGGCGGCTGCGCGTTCTGCATGGAGCCGAAGGAGGGCAAGCCCCAGTTCCGGCCCATCGAGGACGTCGTCGCCGAGGTCGCGGCCCTCGGCCGCGAGGGCGGCGCGAGCTTTCGCATCGGCGGGCAGGCGTGCTTCTACTCGATCCATTCTCGCGAGCTGGGCGAAACGCCCACGCCCGCGCCGAACCCGGAGGCGATCGAGAGGCTCCTGGTCGGCGTCCGCAAGGCGGTCCCCGACATGCACACGCTCCACCTCGACAACGTGGACCCCGCCGTCGTCGCGGCGAATCCCGAGGAAAGCGACGTGGTCACGAAGCTTGTCGTCGAGCACATGACGGACGGCAACATCGCGGCCTTCGGGCTCGAATCCGCCGACCCGCGCGTGAAGGAGGCGAACAACCTGAACGCGGACGCGGAGACGGTCCTCCTCGCGGCCGAGATCCTGAACCGCCGCGGACGCGTGCGCGGGGCGAACGGCTTCCCCGCGTTCCTCCCGGGCCTCAACTTCCTCGCGGGCCTTCCGGGCGAGACGCTCGCGACGTTCGACCTCAACGAGGCGTTCCTGAAGGAGTACCGCGCGCGCGGCCTCTGGTCGCGCCGCATCAACATCCGCAAGGTCGTCGTGAACGGCGAGGAGGTGAAGGTCGACCAGGGGCGCTTCCTCCGCTTCAAGGAGTTCGTGCGCCACGAGATCGACCGGCCGATGCTCCGCGAGATGTTCCCGCCCGGCACGCTCCTCCGGCGCGTGTACGCGGAGCAGCGCGACGGCAAGAACACGTTCGGCCGGCCGATCGGCACGTACGCGATGCTCGTGGGGGTCCCTTACGAGGTGCCGCTCGACCGCTGGCACGACATCGCCGTCACGGACTACGGCTACCGCAGCCTCACGGGTGTCGCGGTGCCCTTCGACGTCAACCGCGCGAACCTGCGCCAGCTTGAGGCGCTCCCCGGCATCGGGAAGAAGCGCGCGGTGCGGCTTTCGCTCAAGCGCCCCTTCCGCTCCTTGGCGGAGGTCGAGGCCGCGCTCGACGACCCCGAGGCCGCGAAGGCGCTCGCGCCCATCCTCGCGTTCAGCTGACGTCGCCGGGCCGCCACGCGAGGGCCGGATCGCGGGCCGCTTCCGCGAGCGTCTCCTCCACGATCGAGACGAAGGCGTCGGCCGGGATGGCGCTCGGCGCGGGCTCGCCGCCCGCATCCTCGAAGCGCAGCGCCGGGACGAGGTCGGCGACGCCGTCGAAGACCCAGCGGCCCGGCGCGCGCTCGATCGCCTGGAGCCTCGGGATCGCCGCCGATACGTCGAGGCGCGGCGCGACGCGGCGGCTCACGATCTCGACCCACGTCTCGTAGCGATACGCGAGTCGCCAGAGGCCCTCGCCTTCGAGCGTGAGGATGCGCAGGCGCTTCGTCGCCGAATGCACCGCGTTCGGATCGACGGGGCGCGATGAACGCACGATCGCGAGGTCGAGGTCCGGACGCTCCTCGAGCGCGACCTCCCCGGCGCGGATCCGGGCCCGGTCGGACTCGAAACGCTCGAAGGCCGGGCCCCAGTCGGCGGCGTGGCGCTCGGGATGCGCAACGAGGTCGCCGAGGCCCGGGAGGAGCGCCGCGTACGGATCGCCTTCCGCCCGTCTGGCGCGCGCGGCGATCGCGAACGCGATCCTGCCAGCGTCCTCCTGGCCCTCCTCGATCGTGCCGAAGTCGCCCGCGCGCGAGGCGAGCACGACGCGCTCCGCGTGCGCGAACGCCTCGGTCCGGTTCAGGATCGCCCAGATGCCGAGGAGCCCGTCCTCGTCGAAATGGTTGTTCGAGACGAACTCCGCTTCGAGGCCCTCGGGCGCGATCTCGGGCACCGCGAGCCACCGGAGCGCGATCTCCGCGCTCGTGTCGGCCTTGAGCGCGGGCGGCGTTCCCGAAGCCGGCCAGTGCGACAGGACGAGCAGGGTGCCGTCGGTCGCGGCGCCGTCGACGATGACGTTGGGACGGCCGGCGAGCCGATCGTACGCCGCGTAGCGCATGGAACGTGGATCGGCCGCCTCGGCCATGAGCCGATCGGCCGACGTCTCAAGCGACATATACCCGCCCCGCCTTCGGAGGCCCGTGATCACCCTCCTCGGGACGGGGCACGTCTTCAACCTGCGCGCGCGGGTGAAGGACGAGATCCGGAAGCGGCAGCCGGCCGTGGTCGCGCTCGAGCTCGATCCGAACCGCTTCCAGGCGCTGCGCAACCCGCACATGCCGCGCCGCAAGGCCCCGTTCGTCTACCAGATGCTTGCCGATTTCCAGGAGCGTCTCGCGAAGGACGCGGGCATCCGCCCGGGGGACGAGATGCTCGCGGCGAGCGAAGCGGCCGAGGAGATCGGCGTCCCGGTGGCGCTCATCGACGCGGACGCGCAGCGCACGTTCGCGCGCCTCAGGCAGGAGATGACCTTCGGCGAGAAGATGCGCGGGATCGGCAGCATCCTCGCGAGCGCGTTCATACGATCGAAGGCGGTCGACGAGCAGGTGCGCGAGATGGAAGCCGACTACGCGGCCTACTTCGAAGCCCTGGGCGAGAAGTTCCCCACCGTGAAGCGCGTGCTCCTCGACGAGCGCAACGCGCACATGGCGAACGAGCTCGTGAAGGCCGCCGAACGCTTCCCCACCATCGTCGCCGTCGTGGGCGACGGCCACGTGGACGGCATGTCGCGCCTGCTCGCGGCGCGCGGCCTCGCGGTCGAGAGCCTGCGCCTCAAGGATCTCCGAGGCCCGCCGCCGCCGGAGCCCGGCTCGTCGGCCTCGGCGACGGTCAGCTTCGATTATCGCGAGTAGGCTTTCGCGCGCGCCAGATGGACGCCGCAGGCACCATGGATGTCTTCGCGAGCGGATGCGAGGCGCGCCATGTGGACTCCTTTTCGGGGGCGGGCTCGAGGAGCGCTTCCACCGCGAAGCCCGCATCGACGAGGAGCGCGAGCCACTCGCCGTGCGTGCGGGGATACTCGACCGTGCGGCCCGCGTCGTCGGCCTCCGTGAAGGGCGCGCGGTCGAACCAAGATCGCGTCACGATGAGCATTCCGTCCGCTGTGAGCGTCGTGCGTTCGAACGCGGGCGAGGACCACGAGAAGGCGAACACGCCGCCGGGCCTCAGGACGCGGTGCGCCTCGCGGAAGGCCTTCGCGGCGTCGGGCACGAAGCCCATCGCGAACGCGCTGAACACGACGTCGAAGCTCGCGTCGGGCGCGAAGGCGAGGTCCTCGAGCGTCCCTTCGCGCCATTCGACCGCGACGCCCCGCGACGCCGCGTGCTCGCGGGCGTGGGCGAGCTGCGCAGGGGAGAGGTCGACGCCGACGACGCGGCGCGCGCCCGCGCGGGCCGCCCAGACGGCGCCCTGGCCGCCTCCGCATCCGAGCTCCAGAACCTCTTTCCCGCGAACGCCCTCGGGTCCGAGCGCGCGGAGCGTCTCCTCGCCTGCGAGGCCCGGACCCCACCGGAGCGCGTCCTCGAGGTCGGTCGCGTTCTCGCGCTGGTAGGCTTCGGCGATCGCGTCCCAGTAGGCGCGATTCAGGCGGCGCGCTTCGCGCGGGTCGATCATCCTACGCGACGAAGGGATTGTCCCGGAGATAAGCCTGATACTCGGCGAGCATGAAGTGCACCGCCTTGCGGCGGTCGTCCGCGCTGCCCTCGCGACCGCGGAGGGTCGAGACGATGTTGTGCAGCTCCGTGAGCCTTCGCGTCCCGGGGGGCGCTTCCTCGACGAGGTCGTCGACGTGGAAGAAGAAGAACGTGCGCGCCTCGGCGTCCTCTCGGACGTCGTCGGGCGTCATGGTGAGGAGCCGGTCGCGGATCTCTCGACGCTCGCGTTCGTCGAGGTCCTCGTACCACGCGACCCAATCGCGTTTC from Candidatus Thermoplasmatota archaeon includes the following:
- a CDS encoding radical SAM protein, translating into MTRAPRLVVFDGYVDEPANFGVPPYLSPHARYVAGAARAAHPEAEVRYLTIDEYRRGSPKTDLLRTADWLVMVAGALVPGKYLRGTPVSWNEAQRIVASTPATSVLAGSSALYGFGRGGGLPPAGRGELDRVFNYRAMLHADALVHDLLTGAVTSRGPGINRKRTLAEWADWSVRGAFVIRDHPDWPHPLTLEVDTYHGCVRYVNGGCAFCMEPKEGKPQFRPIEDVVAEVAALGREGGASFRIGGQACFYSIHSRELGETPTPAPNPEAIERLLVGVRKAVPDMHTLHLDNVDPAVVAANPEESDVVTKLVVEHMTDGNIAAFGLESADPRVKEANNLNADAETVLLAAEILNRRGRVRGANGFPAFLPGLNFLAGLPGETLATFDLNEAFLKEYRARGLWSRRINIRKVVVNGEEVKVDQGRFLRFKEFVRHEIDRPMLREMFPPGTLLRRVYAEQRDGKNTFGRPIGTYAMLVGVPYEVPLDRWHDIAVTDYGYRSLTGVAVPFDVNRANLRQLEALPGIGKKRAVRLSLKRPFRSLAEVEAALDDPEAAKALAPILAFS
- a CDS encoding DUF6687 family protein, translating into MRYAAYDRLAGRPNVIVDGAATDGTLLVLSHWPASGTPPALKADTSAEIALRWLAVPEIAPEGLEAEFVSNNHFDEDGLLGIWAILNRTEAFAHAERVVLASRAGDFGTIEEGQEDAGRIAFAIAARARRAEGDPYAALLPGLGDLVAHPERHAADWGPAFERFESDRARIRAGEVALEERPDLDLAIVRSSRPVDPNAVHSATKRLRILTLEGEGLWRLAYRYETWVEIVSRRVAPRLDVSAAIPRLQAIERAPGRWVFDGVADLVPALRFEDAGGEPAPSAIPADAFVSIVEETLAEAARDPALAWRPGDVS
- a CDS encoding TraB/GumN family protein; translated protein: MITLLGTGHVFNLRARVKDEIRKRQPAVVALELDPNRFQALRNPHMPRRKAPFVYQMLADFQERLAKDAGIRPGDEMLAASEAAEEIGVPVALIDADAQRTFARLRQEMTFGEKMRGIGSILASAFIRSKAVDEQVREMEADYAAYFEALGEKFPTVKRVLLDERNAHMANELVKAAERFPTIVAVVGDGHVDGMSRLLAARGLAVESLRLKDLRGPPPPEPGSSASATVSFDYRE
- a CDS encoding class I SAM-dependent methyltransferase, with product MIDPREARRLNRAYWDAIAEAYQRENATDLEDALRWGPGLAGEETLRALGPEGVRGKEVLELGCGGGQGAVWAARAGARRVVGVDLSPAQLAHAREHAASRGVAVEWREGTLEDLAFAPDASFDVVFSAFAMGFVPDAAKAFREAHRVLRPGGVFAFSWSSPAFERTTLTADGMLIVTRSWFDRAPFTEADDAGRTVEYPRTHGEWLALLVDAGFAVEALLEPAPEKESTWRASHPLAKTSMVPAASIWRARKPTRDNRS